The sequence AAACAAAATCTATAATCTCATCAATATCTTTGGATATATCGATGGCCACGATTTCGGGTCTTGGTGTCATAACTTCATTTGCATTTTTGCCATGAAAATCCAAAATCCCCTCTATCATTTCTTTTGAAGTTACATCTATAATTCCCTCTTTACTGCCTTCATCTATTAACCGTAGAATGGATTCTTCAGATACTGATTTTTTTTCCTGTCTACGAAATAAACTTCCCCAAAAAGTAAACCTTTTGACCTGCGGTTGCCCTTCCAAATAAATTCCCCCTCGATTTGAACAAAATTAAAATATGACTTTATTATACACTATTTACATAAAAATTGCAAGTTTTAACGAATCATTTCTAAACTTGCGTCTTCGCTTTTGTGACTTTCAATAATCTGTTCTATCTCTATTTTGTTTAATGACTGCAAATCGCCAGGTATTGTATTCTTGACTGATGCGGTTGCGTTGCCAAACTCTAGAGCTGCTTTAGCATCCATATTATATTTCAATAACCCATATAGTACTCCCGAAATATAGGCGTCCCCACTACCTATTCTGTCTACAACATCTATATGATGATATGGTTTTTCTTCATAAAAATCATCATTTTCTTTTTTGTAAATAATAGAAGTAAAAGAATGTAGTTTGGGACTGTGTACGAGTCTATTTGTTGCTGCTACTATACTTATATCATATTCGTTAGCAAAGCTACGCAAGATGTCTTTTGTATCACCTTCTTTGTTAAATGTGAGTCTTGCGGTACTATCAGAGCAAAAGAAAATATCCACTAACGGTAATATTTGGTTAATACATTCGCGGGCTTGATCACCACTCCAGAGGTTGCTTCTAAAGTTTACATCAAATGAGATCAGTGCTCCTGCGTCTTTAAATTTCTTCATCATTTCTATAGCGCATTGTTTGGTGTTATGGCATAAAGCGAGCGTGATGCCTGTTGTGTGAAAGCATTTTGTTTGGGTATACATATCTGCTGGAAATTCGGATGCAACAATTTTTTGGATAGAGCTGTGTGCTCGATCATAGCAGATACGAGGTTTTCTAGGATATGCTCCATTTTCATAAAAGTATATACCAAGACGCGCATCTTTTGAGGTATCAAATAGCAGATAATCGTCACTTACCCCAACAAATCGTATTCCATTTTTAGCATATTCACCGATATCGTTTGCCGGTACTTTTGAAATGACACCAGTTCTAAGACCCAACTGAGCCACTCCACTAAGAACATTGAGCTCAGCGCCGCCTACGTTTTTTTCAAGCGAATTGCCTCGAGTAAGTCGTTCGTTCATAGGTGGTGATAGGCGTAACATTATTTCTCCAAGTGATAGTAAATCAAATTTATTCATAATCTTCTCCTTTTGTTATAATGATACATTCTATTATGGATAGTTATGAACTGTTAGTCAACTGGTAAAGTTTTGTACATAAATTTTGTTTTGATTATCACAAATAATTTTGCGTGTGATGCCAGAAAAATCAGTAATAAGCGTAATTTCTCTTTTAAGCAATGATTGGATATGCTTTAGAGTTTCAGTTGTGTACAATAAGTCTAATTCTCGTCCATCAAAAATGTGTAATATAGTAAACATATTATTATTATATTCGACTATCTCCATTTCGGGAACACTATTTTTACCAATATGATTAATTAATGTAGTTTGTATTTTTGTGAATTCATTTGAAGATGTTTTTACAGTTGAAACTGCATCCTTATTGGTATATGAAAACAAGTTCATTTCTGTGCATAATTTTTCAGTGAGATAATTTCGGATGAATGAACTGTCATTGTTAAATTCACGCACGGCCAGCATTTTTGCGATATCATTTTTTTCATAAATATCAGTCCAAATTTTAAAACCTATATAATATGGATTTAACGTACCTTTCGTGGGTGAAATTACAGTATTATGTAGTGAAATAAATTCAAAATATTTATCTGCTGGCAAATTAAGTTCGTTTAAAATTTTGTAATGCCAAAAACTAGCCCACCCTTCATTGATAATTTTAGTTTCTATTTGTGGTTGAAAATACCTATTTTGTTGCGCTACGATTTGTATTATATCAGATTGCCAACCCGTGGTATTCTGTGCAATAAAGTCTAGCAGAGAGCCCTGCGCGCAATAGCTTTTAATGGAATGTGCTGCAGTCAAAATATCTTCCACTGCAGCTTCTCCAAATTCTCTGATATATTCTCGTATGCGCTGAGAGTGATATTTAAACATGGTAATAGCGTCTTTGGAACCTTGATTTTCTGTAAAAAATACATTGTTCTTAAAGAAGTCGTTGTGGGCAAATACATGGGCAATAATAAGTATCTGAGTAAGCTGAGAATTAGTTTTTAATAAATACGCAATACAGGGATTGTTGTTTATAACAACTTCAAAAGAAGTTTTGGTAGATTTTAATCTATCAAACAATTTACCAAAGCTCCAATGTGGATAGTGATTGATAAAACCTGCATATGTCATATATCCTATCATATCAGATTTATTAACAAATTCAAATTCTTGGGGATAAAAGGACAATCCGTATTGCTGTTCTAGTGCTTCTATTTGGTTGCTATAATCCATTAATGTCATCATGTACCTCGCAATCAACTACTTTTTTAAAAACTTCGAAGATGTCAGATTTTTTGAAAATTTTGAGTGCCAAAAAATTATTGCTAGTTATATGAGCATTATACTCGTTTAAAATTACACTGGAATAATTGTTAGTTTTGATCTCGATATAGCCAAATAGATTTGAACATAAGCAAAGTTCGTTTGCTAAACTAACAGCTAAATTGTTATCATCAGTCCAGTTATCACCGTCACTGCAGTGAAAGGTATATACGTTCCAAAGACGAGGATCGTATCGTTCTTTTATGATCTCTAAAGCTTTTGTGTATCCAGAGCTGATGTATGTACCGCCACTTTCACCTTTGTGAAAAAAGTCATTTTCTGTAACTTCTTTAGCGATAGTGCTATGGGCAATAAATATCATCTCCACTTTGGCGTATCGAATTTTGATAAATTGGTACAAAAGAAAATAAAAGCTTTTAGCCATATCCTTTTTTGTTGTTCCCATAGAACCTGAGGTATCCATAATGCACACGATAACAGCATTTGAATGATTGATTTGCTTTTTGGCAAGAGATTGATATCTAATATCTTGATTAATAAACCGACCATTCTTATTGCGTATAATTTTTTCTTGAAGAGTTCTTTTTTTCGCAAACCGAGGATATATACCAGTTTTTTTGATGCCTGATCTTTTTTGAGTGCTAAAATATTCCAGATTTTTGAATTTCTTTTCATATAAGTTGGGCAATTCTAGCTGTTCAAACAGCAAAGCGAGAGCATCGTCTAACACGATTTCGCTTTCATAAATATCTAGGCCCGCCTCATTGCTAGCTTCCATTTCAAAGTCACATTTTTCATTTACCACTTCATCGCCATCGCCAATAGCAACGTATTCTGTAGAAGATCCAAATTTAAATCTATATTCCGGAAGCTCTTGTATTCTAACTTTAACAATATTGCCCGCCGCTGTTTCTGTAATACTTTCGCCTACAATTAGCATATCAATATTTTCTCTGATGCTTTTCTCAACCAATTTTCTATGCCTCTTTGCGTCGCAGATGGGAGTGTATGATACATGGTCCGAAAAATCTCTAAATATAGCCATTGTTTTAACCTCGATGAATGAAATAGGCCAGATAGTCCAATGTATCTTTGGCACATGTGGAGCAATATCCAGCTTCTATCAATTTGGCGATCATATCATCATACTTTTGGCGATCCGAGCCGGCGTTAGAATTCTCGGCAGTGACAACTCGAGTAAGCTGTTTTAATGAAGTAACAAGCTTTGTTTCGATAGCTTTTTTGAGAGGTGGATAGCAAGTATATTCTATTAAATTTCCCAAGTTAGCTTGAGTGCGCACATAGGCGGCCACATCTTGGCGAAAGCCTTTTGCAGCACTAGCAGAGATATTTAACTGCATTTCGATCTCAGTCATAAATTCTTCGGCTGTTTCGTCTATTTCATCTGAGGCAACTGCGATATCTACATAGCGATCAAATATAGCCTGGGCTTGTTCTGTGTAACTATATATAAAATTTGTGACCACATCTTCTTCCAATGATTTTTGATAATCTTTTTTCACATAGACCTCCAAAAATTCGATATATTGCTTTTTAACATTTTCAGGTAAAATCATATCTTTGATCTCATTTTCTAATACTGCCATAAAATGAGGTGGAGTTAAGCATTTCCCGCAACTAGCAAAGGCTTTTCCAAATGTTTTCATTATAAACCTAACAGAGATGCCTTTCATCCCTTCGTGTGCTACTTTAGAAATATCAACACCTGCCTCTTCGGAATTATAAATTTTAAGCTTGGTAAATAAATCAACATTATCCGAAGGAAGTAGTCTCGTTAAAATTGCAAATTGAGCAGCAACGCGAAGCGTGTGAGGTGCAATGTGTACCCCAAAATTGGTTTGTTCCAAAAATTTTTTATAAATTTTAATTTCGTCATCCAATATTAGACAATAAGGCACTTCTATTTTCACAATTCTATCCAAAATCGCTTCATTGGTCGGATCTGCTTTAAATTTATTCCATTCTGCTTCATTAGAGTGTGCTAATATGATTCCGTCAAAGTATAACATTTCTCCGCGAGAGGGAGATGGAATCAATTTTTCTTGAGTTGCAGTGAGCATTGTATATAAATACTCCACATCATTCTTAAAGACCTCTATAAATTCTATAATCCCTCTGTTTGCTGCATGAAAAGCACCGTTTAGAGAAAAAACTCGAGGGTCATCTTCTGGGTATAAATCCATTTTAGAAATATCCACAGAGCCAATCAAGATGGAGGTATCCTGATTATTAGAGTCTACAGGAGGTACCACACCAATGCCTAAACGCTTGGATACGCTAAATTTGCTAGAAGTAATTGGAAAATTTTCGTATTTACCATTAAACTCGTGAATCAATCTATATTTACACTTAGGGCAAAGATCGCCTTGTATCTTGAGACCCAAAGCATCTTCGAAATGTTTTCTAATTTGTTTTGGTATCAAATGTAATGGTTCTTCGTGCATAGGGCAACCATCCAAATGATATATAGCAGGGCTGTTTTCTAGCAATTGTTTGATCGAATCTATTAAAGAAGATTTTCCGGCGCCAACAGGACCTACTAAATATAAAATTTGTCTTGCTTCTTCGCCACCATTCGCTGCAGCAAAGAAGTAATTTTTAATGCTAGTTAAAGTGTTCTCCATTCCAAAAAAGTTGTTTTCAAAAGTATTTAGTATCAGTTGAGCATAGAGTCGTTGATGTGCAAGTTTGTATATTGTCGGATCTTTATCTAAAATATATAAGTATTCCAAGAAAGTTATATTTAAAGATTTATCAGTTTGAATTCGTGTGTCTTCTATCAATTTAAAAAAATCCATCGAAGTACCTCCGTTTTTTCTATCATTTCAAATATATAAAATTTTTGTTTAATCTATGCATATAATCAAAATATATTTAAGCTTTAGCAATAAAACGATTCAAAGCAAGCTTCTTTTGAACAAATCTCTTTATCGATGGTGAGTATCTTTAGCAGTATCAACAAACTTAGTATATTTTCCGAGCCAAGTAAGCTCAACAGTTCCTGTAGGGCCATTACGTTGCTTGGCAATAATAACTTCGCCTATATTTTTTTTATCTGTTTCTGGATTATAATACTCATCCCTATATAAAAACATAACAACGTCTGCATCTTGCTCGATGGCACCCGATTCTCTAAGATCTGATAGCATAGGTCGATGATCGGCACGAGATTCACAGGCCCGCGAAAGTTGCGACAAAGCAATTACCGGAGCATTCATCTCACGTGCGAGAGCCTTTAGTGATCTGGAAATTTCTGAAATCTCTTGCTGTCGAGACTCAGATCTAGGATTTCCACTCATAAGTTGTAGATAATCGATCATAATTAAATCTAAGCCTTTTTCCATCTTAAGCCTACGACATTTAGCTCTCATATCCATAACCGAAATCCCTGCAGTATCGTCGATAAAAACATCCGCTCCGGTAATTTTAGGAATGGCATGCGCTAAGGCATCAAAATCGGCAGTATTTAATTGTCCGGTTCGTATTTTTTGAGCATCCACGTGCGCCTCGCTACAAAGCATTCTATTTACGAGTTGATCTTTTGCCATTTCCAAGCTAAATATAGCTACTTTTTTATGATTTACAATAGCGGCAGCCTGAATTATGTTTAATGCAAAAGCAGTTTTTCCCATAGAAGGTCTTGCGGCTACCAAAATTAAATCTGAAGGTTGTAATCCAGAAGTCTTATAGTCTATGTCCGTAAAGCCTGTGGGTATTCCAGTAATTTGCCCTCCCGCTCTATTTGCTTGTTCGATTTTATTTATGGTTGTGACGATAATTTCATTGACATGTAAAAAATCATCAGTTTGTTTATTTAAGAGTGCATTAGATAATTCTGCTTCTGCGTAAGCCATAATATCAGAAATAGGCTCTTCAGCTGAATAACTTTTGTTACTAATATTAGCAGAAGCATTAATGAGACGGCGTAAATTAGATTTATCTGCAACTATGTTAGAATATTCTTTGATATGAGCTGAAGTTGGAGTAACAGCAGTCAGATTAGCAAGATAATCAAGTCCTCCAATTTGTTCGAATTGACCACGTTCTATCAATTTTTCTTTAAGCGTTATAATATCTATAGGAGTATTTTTTGCGTATAGTTCGAGAGTTGCGGCGAAAATTTCTTTATGAGTAGGGCGATAAAAATCATCTGCTGATAAAATTTGTGATGCAATAGAAATTGCATCGCCAGAATCACCGTCCATAATAATTGAGCCTAAAACAGATTGCTCTGCGTCGATACTGTGTGGTGGAATGCGCATGTTTTCCAAAATAATTTTCCTGCCTTTCGATGTAAACATTTATTTTTATTAAGTATTGACTATTTTTGTGTAATTTAAACTTGCAAAAGGAAATAACATGATCGCAAAAGTGGTTTACATTTGAGTGGTAATTTGGTATAATGAGGTAAAATATTTTTAAAATTCTATAAGAAAGATATAATAGGTGAACGACATGATAGTAATAGAAAATTTATGTAAAGTATATGATAACAAATTTGAAGTTTTAAAAGGAATAAATTTATCTATAAAAGAGGGCGAATTAATCTGCCTTCTAGGCACCAGTGGATGCGGAAAGTCTAGTCTATTAAATATTATTTCTGGACTGCTGCAACCATCTGATGGAGATATTAAATTTTATGGAAAATCTATCCTCAATACACATCCGAAAGATAGAAATATAGCCTTAGTATTTCAAAATTATGCTCTATACCCACACATGACAGTATTAGAAAATATTATGTTTCCTTTAAGAGTTGGTAAAAATAAAGTTTCCGAAGAAGAAGCAAGAAAATGTGCACATGAATATATGGAAATTACAAATATAGAAGCATTAGAACATAAGCGTCCGGCAAAGTTATCTGGTGGACAACAACAAAGAGTGGCAATAGCAGCTGCCTTGATTCAAAAACCTAAAATTTTATTGTTAGACGAGCCTTTAAATAATTTAGATGCAAAACTGCGAATAAAAATAAGAGAAGAAATTAGAAGTTTAGTAAAAAATATGAATATCACAACTATATTTGTAACACACGATCAAGAAGAAGCGCTCTCAATTAGCGATCGAATTGCATTGATGGAAAATGGAACTATTGCTCAATTTGATGATCCGCAAAATTTATATTTAGAACCAGAAAGCTTATTTGTTGCAAAATTTATGGGCAACCCACCAATAAACTTATTTATAATGAGAAAGCAAGGATCAGAATTGATTACACCAGATTTTAACATCTCTATAGATAAATTGATACCCGAAAAATTTCGACGTAAATTAGAAGAAGAAGATTATTTGATAGGGATTCGTCCAGAATATTTTTTGTTAAATGAAGACGAAATATTTAGCGCAACGATAATGCTTAAGGAACTGGTGGGAAGAGACTGTGTTTTAACGTTTAAAATAAATAAACAAGTTGCTAAAATAATAGTTAATACAAATACAAAATTAACAGAAGGAGATAGAATATTAATTGGAATAGATTATAAAAATATTTATATATTCACGATTGATGGGATAAGGGTGTATTAATGAAAAAAATAGACAAAGAAAAACAAAGAAATTCATTGAAAGCTTGGTTATTTTTGGCACCAGCTTTAATTATTATCACAATATTTAATATATTTCCATTATTACGGACGATAGAAATTTCATTTCAAAAGGGTTCGCTCACACATCCAAAATTTAATGGAATTCAAAATTATATTACAGTATTAACAGATGATAAGTTTCATAAAGCAGTCTGGAACACGTCGGTATACTCATTTATTGTGGTGCCGGTGGGCATAATTATTGCTTTATTAATTGCTGTTATGCTATATGAAAAAGTAAAAATGAGGGGGTTTTTCGAAGTTATATTTTTTATTCCGTATGTTACTAGTACAGTAGCAGAAGGAGTAATTTTTCGTGTATTGCTTAATGAAGATTATGGTGTTATTAATCATTTTTTGGGGCGTATAGGCATAGGACCAATAGATTTTTTGGATAACCCGGATACTGCCTTAATGACCCTAATTATATTTGGAATATGGTCGAGTATAGCGTTTAATATAATTATATTGTTGTCTGGAATTCGAAATATAAATCAACAATATTATAAAATGGCTGATATGTATGGGGCAACTGGATATGAAAAACTATTTAATATAACTTTGCCACAACTTGTTCCGATGATAACGTTTTTGCTAACGGTCAATTGTATTAATGCCTTCAAAATATATACAGAAGTATACGCAATTTTCAATGGCAAACCGGGAATAGCAAATAGCGCAATAACTGCAGTATACTACATATATGATAAATTTTATGTAACCAATAGATATGGCGAAGGAATGGCAGCGACCGTGGTGCTATTTGTTATCATAGTGATATTTACCATAATTCAAAATTTGGTTCTAAAAAAAATTACTAAGAGGTGAGTAAATGTTAAATAAAATAACAACCTTAATTGTATACATATTTATAACTACAATGGCTCTGATTACGTTGTTTCCATTTCTATATATGATACTAACAAGTTGGATGACCTTTGAACAAATAATCGCACAGCCTATGAAAATCATCCCTGAGGAATTACACTTTTTGAATTATGTAGAAGTGTTGCAAAATTCATCATTTTTTCGATATTTTTTTAATACATTTATAACAGCGACAGTTTCTACGTTGGGTATGCTAGTTACTACAATTTTAGCGACGTTTGCATGTGTGAAATTGGATTTTTATGGTAAAAGAGTATTGATGGTTTCTATGATTGCCCTATTGATGATTCCAGATGAAATTGTAGTATTTAGTAATTATCAAACCATTGCTCAACTTGGACTCATGAATACTTACACAGGGTTGGTTCTTCCGTCGTTTGCAAGCGTTTTCTATATTTTTTACCTTAATAAATTTTTAGCGTCAATGCCGAATTCGTATTATAACACAGCCAAGATGACTGGAGTACCCGATATTAAATTTATTACCAAAGTGTTGATTCCATTAGCGCGACCAGGGATTTTTACCATAGGCTTACTAAGTTTTATAGAAGAATGGCATTCGTTTATATGGCCAATTTTAATAACCAATGATCCAGAAATGCGATTGCTATCAGATGGTCTTAGCTCGTTTGTTATACAAAGTGATCGAGACATACATCTGCAAATGGCAGCTGCAACTATTACGGTTGTACCTATTTTAATATTATACTTTATATTTAGACGCGAAATTATTAAAGGAGTAGTGGCAACAGGTTTAAAATAAAAGAAAAGGTGGTATGATATGAAAAAATTGTTATATTTGTTATTAGCAACATTTATGTTAGTGGGATGCGAAGCCTCGGAGGACGAAGAAATAGCAACGGGGCCGGTAGAAATTACATTTTGGCATGTTGTTAATGGAGAGCAAGCTGTCTTATTAAATGAACTTACGGATAGATTTATGGCAGCAAATCCCGAAATTATAGTAAAATTAGAAAGTCAGCCAGATCACAACGAGTTAAGTGCAACGATTTCGTCGACTCTAATTAGCCCAGATCATTTACCTACAATGACACAAGCGTACATAGATTGGCTCTTATACCCTATTCAAGATGGATTAGTCTTAGATATTTTGCCGTTGATAACAGATACGCCCGATAAAACAGCTTCCTACAATGATATAAATCCAGAATTTTTAACGCATCTGATGATAGATGGAGGGTTATATGGAATGCCGTTTACTAAATCTAGCGAAGTGATTTGGTATAATAAAACTATATTTGATGAACTAGGATTGACTCCACCCGATACATTTGATGAGCTTGCGACCGTATCAAAAGAGATTTATGAAAAAAAGGGCATTCCAGGAGCTGGATTTGATTCGTTATCCAATTATTTTTATAGCTACTTAAATTACCTCGGAGTTACATTTGATCCGAACGAAGATCAGATGGCAGCTTTGAACGAAATGGCGCACTACTATTTGGACGGTATTAAAGAAGGCTATTTCAGAATAGCAGGGACTGACAAATATCTATCTCAGCCTATGGGAGATCAAAAACTAGCTATGTATATTGGCTCAACTGCTGCGGGGACATTTATAGAGAAAAATGCTGCTGGGAAATTTGAGTTAGCCACAGCATCATATCCGGACGAGTATGCTATACAGCAGGGAACTGATGTTTTTATATTCACTACCGCGAGCCAGCGTGAGCAAGATGCCGCGTTGCAATATGTCAACTTTCTAGCAAGTCCAGAAATTCAGCTAGAATGGGCTATCGAAACAGGATATCTCCCAATTCGAAATAGTGTACTCAGTTCTGAAGAATATCTCAATTCCAATTCATTAATTCCAGGGTTAATCGAACATATGTTTAGTAAGCCTGTTGTTCCAAATGGCAATGCTGTTATCGCAGAAATCGAAATGGTATTAGAAACAATTTTATCGCAAGAGGATACTACTGACGCTGAAGTAGAAAAAAATTTACAAAATCTACAATATAGTCTCTCGTCTATCTGGGAATAAAAAATAAGGGATGCACCTGCGTTGGGTGGTCCCTTTTTATTTGCCTACTTTTTGATAATACTTTTTAGTGAGTCTTCAAAAAATTCATTTAGGCGTTGCTCTAACAAATCTCGGCTCTCCTCTTCGAATGCACAGACGATTTTTTCACGATGCATTATGGCAGATTTTCTAGCAGAACTAGAGTTTAGTATCTTAATAGAAGACTCGGTTCGAAGCAACACCAAAGTTTGCATTAGCTTGAAATAAATGCCATTGCCGCATTCCGAACCTACATATAAATCTAAATTGTTTAAATTTTCCAGAAATTCCACGGAACTAATTTTTCGCCATCCATCAGCCGCTATTTCATTTATCAATTTTCTCATCTGTGCCACGATCTTGCGATTTGCTCTGTCAAAACAAGATAGATAAATATCTGTTTCGATCAATTGTCTGGCAGCGTAAATATCTTCTACATTGTTTAGTTCTTTATGATATATCCACGTAATCGTTTTATCTGGAATCAGGACTTTGTTATCAGATACAAACGTGCCCTCGCCTGGCTTTATCACAATCATTCCGATCAACGAAAGAGCCCGCAGTGCTTCGCGAACTCTACTTCTAGTTACATTAAATACCACTGCTAATTCACGTTCGGTAGGTAATTGTTCACCCGCGGCCAATTTGCCGTCTATTATCTGTGTTGCAAGCTGTTCCATAATTTGTTCTGTAATGGTTACTTTTTTTACTGGTGTTATTTCCATAAACTTTCACTTCCCATCAAAAAACTTTACCATATTATATCGCAAGAACTAGTTAGGCACAAGTAAATATATATCGCCGCTATATGCGAGTGCCACCACTGTTATTAGATTTGTAACAAGCTTCCACAACGCGCATTGTTTGGTAAGCATCATCCACGCTGTTCATATATTCATATGCGGGGTCTTCTAATTTACGCAAAAGCCCTCCCATAGTTC is a genomic window of Candidatus Epulonipiscium viviparus containing:
- a CDS encoding SpoVR family protein, with the protein product MTLMDYSNQIEALEQQYGLSFYPQEFEFVNKSDMIGYMTYAGFINHYPHWSFGKLFDRLKSTKTSFEVVINNNPCIAYLLKTNSQLTQILIIAHVFAHNDFFKNNVFFTENQGSKDAITMFKYHSQRIREYIREFGEAAVEDILTAAHSIKSYCAQGSLLDFIAQNTTGWQSDIIQIVAQQNRYFQPQIETKIINEGWASFWHYKILNELNLPADKYFEFISLHNTVISPTKGTLNPYYIGFKIWTDIYEKNDIAKMLAVREFNNDSSFIRNYLTEKLCTEMNLFSYTNKDAVSTVKTSSNEFTKIQTTLINHIGKNSVPEMEIVEYNNNMFTILHIFDGRELDLLYTTETLKHIQSLLKREITLITDFSGITRKIICDNQNKIYVQNFTS
- the dnaB gene encoding replicative DNA helicase, with translation MRIPPHSIDAEQSVLGSIIMDGDSGDAISIASQILSADDFYRPTHKEIFAATLELYAKNTPIDIITLKEKLIERGQFEQIGGLDYLANLTAVTPTSAHIKEYSNIVADKSNLRRLINASANISNKSYSAEEPISDIMAYAEAELSNALLNKQTDDFLHVNEIIVTTINKIEQANRAGGQITGIPTGFTDIDYKTSGLQPSDLILVAARPSMGKTAFALNIIQAAAIVNHKKVAIFSLEMAKDQLVNRMLCSEAHVDAQKIRTGQLNTADFDALAHAIPKITGADVFIDDTAGISVMDMRAKCRRLKMEKGLDLIMIDYLQLMSGNPRSESRQQEISEISRSLKALAREMNAPVIALSQLSRACESRADHRPMLSDLRESGAIEQDADVVMFLYRDEYYNPETDKKNIGEVIIAKQRNGPTGTVELTWLGKYTKFVDTAKDTHHR
- a CDS encoding serine protein kinase, with translation MDFFKLIEDTRIQTDKSLNITFLEYLYILDKDPTIYKLAHQRLYAQLILNTFENNFFGMENTLTSIKNYFFAAANGGEEARQILYLVGPVGAGKSSLIDSIKQLLENSPAIYHLDGCPMHEEPLHLIPKQIRKHFEDALGLKIQGDLCPKCKYRLIHEFNGKYENFPITSSKFSVSKRLGIGVVPPVDSNNQDTSILIGSVDISKMDLYPEDDPRVFSLNGAFHAANRGIIEFIEVFKNDVEYLYTMLTATQEKLIPSPSRGEMLYFDGIILAHSNEAEWNKFKADPTNEAILDRIVKIEVPYCLILDDEIKIYKKFLEQTNFGVHIAPHTLRVAAQFAILTRLLPSDNVDLFTKLKIYNSEEAGVDISKVAHEGMKGISVRFIMKTFGKAFASCGKCLTPPHFMAVLENEIKDMILPENVKKQYIEFLEVYVKKDYQKSLEEDVVTNFIYSYTEQAQAIFDRYVDIAVASDEIDETAEEFMTEIEMQLNISASAAKGFRQDVAAYVRTQANLGNLIEYTCYPPLKKAIETKLVTSLKQLTRVVTAENSNAGSDRQKYDDMIAKLIEAGYCSTCAKDTLDYLAYFIHRG
- a CDS encoding carbohydrate ABC transporter permease: MKKIDKEKQRNSLKAWLFLAPALIIITIFNIFPLLRTIEISFQKGSLTHPKFNGIQNYITVLTDDKFHKAVWNTSVYSFIVVPVGIIIALLIAVMLYEKVKMRGFFEVIFFIPYVTSTVAEGVIFRVLLNEDYGVINHFLGRIGIGPIDFLDNPDTALMTLIIFGIWSSIAFNIIILLSGIRNINQQYYKMADMYGATGYEKLFNITLPQLVPMITFLLTVNCINAFKIYTEVYAIFNGKPGIANSAITAVYYIYDKFYVTNRYGEGMAATVVLFVIIVIFTIIQNLVLKKITKR
- a CDS encoding extracellular solute-binding protein, which encodes MKKLLYLLLATFMLVGCEASEDEEIATGPVEITFWHVVNGEQAVLLNELTDRFMAANPEIIVKLESQPDHNELSATISSTLISPDHLPTMTQAYIDWLLYPIQDGLVLDILPLITDTPDKTASYNDINPEFLTHLMIDGGLYGMPFTKSSEVIWYNKTIFDELGLTPPDTFDELATVSKEIYEKKGIPGAGFDSLSNYFYSYLNYLGVTFDPNEDQMAALNEMAHYYLDGIKEGYFRIAGTDKYLSQPMGDQKLAMYIGSTAAGTFIEKNAAGKFELATASYPDEYAIQQGTDVFIFTTASQREQDAALQYVNFLASPEIQLEWAIETGYLPIRNSVLSSEEYLNSNSLIPGLIEHMFSKPVVPNGNAVIAEIEMVLETILSQEDTTDAEVEKNLQNLQYSLSSIWE
- a CDS encoding ABC transporter ATP-binding protein, with product MIVIENLCKVYDNKFEVLKGINLSIKEGELICLLGTSGCGKSSLLNIISGLLQPSDGDIKFYGKSILNTHPKDRNIALVFQNYALYPHMTVLENIMFPLRVGKNKVSEEEARKCAHEYMEITNIEALEHKRPAKLSGGQQQRVAIAAALIQKPKILLLDEPLNNLDAKLRIKIREEIRSLVKNMNITTIFVTHDQEEALSISDRIALMENGTIAQFDDPQNLYLEPESLFVAKFMGNPPINLFIMRKQGSELITPDFNISIDKLIPEKFRRKLEEEDYLIGIRPEYFLLNEDEIFSATIMLKELVGRDCVLTFKINKQVAKIIVNTNTKLTEGDRILIGIDYKNIYIFTIDGIRVY
- a CDS encoding DUF444 family protein, translated to MAIFRDFSDHVSYTPICDAKRHRKLVEKSIRENIDMLIVGESITETAAGNIVKVRIQELPEYRFKFGSSTEYVAIGDGDEVVNEKCDFEMEASNEAGLDIYESEIVLDDALALLFEQLELPNLYEKKFKNLEYFSTQKRSGIKKTGIYPRFAKKRTLQEKIIRNKNGRFINQDIRYQSLAKKQINHSNAVIVCIMDTSGSMGTTKKDMAKSFYFLLYQFIKIRYAKVEMIFIAHSTIAKEVTENDFFHKGESGGTYISSGYTKALEIIKERYDPRLWNVYTFHCSDGDNWTDDNNLAVSLANELCLCSNLFGYIEIKTNNYSSVILNEYNAHITSNNFLALKIFKKSDIFEVFKKVVDCEVHDDINGL
- a CDS encoding carbohydrate ABC transporter permease; this encodes MLNKITTLIVYIFITTMALITLFPFLYMILTSWMTFEQIIAQPMKIIPEELHFLNYVEVLQNSSFFRYFFNTFITATVSTLGMLVTTILATFACVKLDFYGKRVLMVSMIALLMIPDEIVVFSNYQTIAQLGLMNTYTGLVLPSFASVFYIFYLNKFLASMPNSYYNTAKMTGVPDIKFITKVLIPLARPGIFTIGLLSFIEEWHSFIWPILITNDPEMRLLSDGLSSFVIQSDRDIHLQMAAATITVVPILILYFIFRREIIKGVVATGLK
- a CDS encoding sugar kinase, yielding MNKFDLLSLGEIMLRLSPPMNERLTRGNSLEKNVGGAELNVLSGVAQLGLRTGVISKVPANDIGEYAKNGIRFVGVSDDYLLFDTSKDARLGIYFYENGAYPRKPRICYDRAHSSIQKIVASEFPADMYTQTKCFHTTGITLALCHNTKQCAIEMMKKFKDAGALISFDVNFRSNLWSGDQARECINQILPLVDIFFCSDSTARLTFNKEGDTKDILRSFANEYDISIVAATNRLVHSPKLHSFTSIIYKKENDDFYEEKPYHHIDVVDRIGSGDAYISGVLYGLLKYNMDAKAALEFGNATASVKNTIPGDLQSLNKIEIEQIIESHKSEDASLEMIR